In Cotesia glomerata isolate CgM1 linkage group LG1, MPM_Cglom_v2.3, whole genome shotgun sequence, one genomic interval encodes:
- the LOC123269434 gene encoding uncharacterized protein LOC123269434 yields MLYNLGLIVGAPVILLRNLNPSRLCNGTRLVVEKLMNNVIEAIILNGKCRGESIFLPQISIILTDVPIQLKRIQFLIRLAFAITINKFQGQIMSVCALDLSTSCFPHGQFYVAYSQVGKPSSLFVLTEDEMIKNIVYSIAQ; encoded by the coding sequence ATGCTCTATAATTTAGGACTCATAGTTGGAGCTCCGGTTATTttgcttcgtaatttgaacccATCACGGTTGTGCAATGGCACGCGATTAGtcgttgaaaaattaatgaacaaCGTCATCGAAGCcattattttaaatggcaaATGCCGGGGTGAAAGTATATTTCTTCCACAAATCTCTATTATACTCACAGATGTGCCTATTCAATTGAAACGCATTCAGTTCCTcattagattggcatttgcaattactattaataagtTTCAAGGTCAAATAATGTCTGTTTGTGCCTTAGATTTGAGCACATCATGTTTTCCACACGGACAATTCTACGTGGCATACTCTCAAGTGGGCAAACCATCCAGTTTGTTTGTGTTAACTGAAGatgaaatgataaaaaatattgtatactCCATTGCACAATAA